Proteins co-encoded in one Streptomyces sp. NBC_01283 genomic window:
- a CDS encoding class I SAM-dependent methyltransferase → MEKTPAPEIELIDRDGEVTLSIGGEQAMQAWERDLMWASADMLCRHGKDFYEVGLGLGLSALRIAENPATRSHRVLELFGEVEDLFRQSHPKLPGTLSIERGNFFERVFELESESIDGMFFDPALDMEVWKDEELWRRAMPEVVRALRPGGVFIPFFSTKPELRWQYVQHFRTIHVERHPYTAYDTTEYTYGTTGDAYIQCFYKD, encoded by the coding sequence TCGACCGCGACGGCGAGGTGACACTGAGCATCGGCGGCGAACAGGCCATGCAGGCCTGGGAGCGCGACCTGATGTGGGCCAGCGCCGACATGCTCTGCCGCCACGGCAAGGACTTCTACGAGGTGGGGCTCGGCCTCGGCCTCTCCGCCCTGCGCATCGCCGAGAACCCCGCCACCCGCAGCCACCGGGTCCTCGAACTCTTCGGAGAGGTCGAGGACCTCTTCCGCCAGAGCCACCCGAAGCTGCCCGGCACGCTCTCCATCGAGCGGGGGAACTTCTTCGAGCGCGTCTTCGAGCTGGAGTCGGAGAGCATCGACGGGATGTTCTTCGACCCCGCCCTCGACATGGAGGTGTGGAAGGACGAGGAGCTGTGGCGCAGGGCCATGCCCGAGGTCGTCCGCGCGCTGCGCCCCGGCGGGGTGTTCATCCCCTTCTTCAGCACCAAGCCCGAGCTGCGCTGGCAGTACGTCCAGCACTTCCGCACCATCCACGTGGAGCGCCACCCGTACACCGCGTACGACACCACCGAGTACACCTACGGCACCACGGGTGACGCGTACATCCAGTGCTTCTACAAGGACTGA
- a CDS encoding thymidylate synthase: MHSTYETVEDAYLTELRSTYLSAEFRNSPRGFPSRERLGAGFQVRHPVQRHVALPGRRSNLVFNFAEALWYLSGSAGLDLVAHYAPSIRRYSSDGVTLTGTAYGPRIFDYRGTGLDQWRSVIDVLADDPDSKRAVVQIFHPGELREPDNIDVACTLALQFMLREGQLHAVGYMRANDAYRGMVSDVFSFTFLLEMLARQLGAEVGSYVHQVGSLHVYDSDAPLVERVLREGADDTGPEPFPTMPAGDNWPHVRDVLRIEAQLRANRLRLGPAALRALDLPRYWQDVTGLFELHRQLTFEAGTDRELLDELPPLYRRMMLCRWPRSTADQEVSA; the protein is encoded by the coding sequence GTGCACAGCACCTATGAAACCGTCGAGGACGCCTACCTGACGGAGCTGCGGAGCACCTATCTCTCCGCCGAGTTCCGCAACTCCCCGCGCGGCTTCCCGTCCCGTGAGCGACTGGGCGCCGGATTCCAGGTCCGGCACCCCGTCCAGCGGCACGTCGCGCTGCCGGGGCGCAGATCCAACCTGGTCTTCAACTTCGCCGAAGCCCTCTGGTACCTGTCCGGTTCGGCCGGCCTCGACCTCGTCGCGCACTACGCGCCGAGCATCCGCAGGTATTCGTCCGACGGCGTCACCCTGACCGGCACCGCCTACGGACCCCGCATATTCGACTACCGGGGGACGGGCCTCGACCAGTGGCGCAGCGTCATCGACGTCCTGGCCGACGACCCCGACAGCAAACGCGCGGTCGTGCAGATCTTCCACCCGGGCGAGCTGCGCGAACCTGACAACATCGACGTCGCGTGCACCCTCGCCCTGCAGTTCATGCTCCGTGAGGGGCAGTTGCACGCCGTCGGCTACATGCGCGCCAACGACGCCTACCGCGGCATGGTGAGCGACGTCTTCTCCTTCACCTTCCTCCTGGAGATGCTCGCCAGGCAGCTGGGTGCCGAGGTCGGGAGCTACGTCCACCAGGTGGGCTCCCTGCATGTGTACGACAGCGACGCCCCGCTCGTGGAACGCGTCCTGCGGGAGGGCGCGGACGACACCGGCCCGGAGCCTTTCCCCACGATGCCCGCGGGGGACAACTGGCCGCACGTGCGCGACGTGCTGCGGATCGAGGCACAACTGCGCGCGAACCGGCTCCGGCTCGGCCCCGCCGCGCTGCGCGCCCTGGACCTGCCCCGCTACTGGCAGGACGTGACCGGGCTCTTCGAGCTGCACCGTCAACTGACCTTCGAGGCCGGTACGGACCGTGAGCTGCTCGACGAACTCCCGCCCCTGTACCGCCGGATGATGCTGTGCCGATGGCCCCGTTCCACTGCCGACCAGGAGGTCTCCGCATGA